A region of Mauremys mutica isolate MM-2020 ecotype Southern chromosome 2, ASM2049712v1, whole genome shotgun sequence DNA encodes the following proteins:
- the LOC123363190 gene encoding uncharacterized protein LOC123363190 yields the protein MKTPAVNCKKEKYVGDVAGDSKRVMSQDLFETQQASSYFYQVKADEPADEGESGPVATVADLKVYPSTPAEGRVGRSFLKVKGPLVPGPLPCPPALPLPPQDPTSRLLFSAPSTLCSPLLPVQRKSQASATLQRLTTTTRDAKCAETERFETEKQKSVKCERDMAGLEPLEKWLERNIKILDISEVSVRNNPFSNFEKGNLAIDIYTLQ from the exons ATGAAGACTCCTGCTGTGAACTGCAAGAAGGAGAAATATGTGGGAGATGTGGCAGGGGACTCCAAACGTGTGATGAGCCAGGATCTGTTTGAAACTCAGCAGGCGTCTAGCTACTTCTACCAGGTAAAAGCAGATGAGCCTGCTGATGAAGGGGAAAGTGGCCCAG tTGCTACTGTTGCAGACCTGAAGGTTTACCCCTCCACACCTGCAGAAGGGAGGGTTGGCAGAAGCTTCCTAAAAGTGAAGGGGCCACTGGTGCCTGGACCGTTACCCTGTCCCcctgcactgcctcttcccccccaagaTCCCACCTCCCGCTtactcttctctgccccctctacTCTTTGCTCACCCTTACTGCCAGtacaaa GGAAAAGTCAGGCATCAGCAACTCTACAGAGACTGACAACGACAACAAGAGATGCAAAATGTGCAGAAACAGAAAGATTTGAAACAGAAAAGCAAAAAAGTGTTAAATGTGAAAGAGACATGGcag gactgGAGCCACTGGAAAAATGGCTAGAGAGGAACATCAAAATCCTAGATATCTCAGAAGTCTCAGTAAGGAACAATCCATTTAGTAATTTTGAAAAGGGGAACTTGGCTATTGATATTTATACTTTACAATGA